TCGCGACGTAGCCGTAGGCCCCGCCGGCGAATCCGGGGTTGACGTTCGTACAGAAGCCCGTGTAGCCCTCCTCGCAGTTCTCACAGAACCCGCAGGCGACGTTGAAGGGTAGGACGATCCGGTCGCCCTTCTCGAGGGTACTTACGCCGTCTCCCACCTCGTCGATGATCCCCATGTTCTCGTGGCCGAAGACGATCCCCGGCTCGGCGTCGGTTCGCCCCTCGTACATGTGGAGATCGGAGCCACAGATACAGGTCGTCGTGATGTCGATCACCACGTCGTTGGGGTGTTCGATCTCGGGCTCGTCCACTTCCTCCACCGCCACGTCGTGCGGTCCCTGATAGACTACGGCATCCATTGACATTGTGATCCCTCGGTCAGTAGAAGGGAGCCACCGTTATAGTCCTGGTTGTTAATGACTTACTAACGGCTAACAACCGTTGTCCGGTGACCACAACCGGTATCGGAGCCGCCGCAGTAGTGCGGATATGGAGCTTACGGAGGCACTGCCGTCCGACGGGCTTACCTGTGCCGTCGGCGCAGGGGGAAAGAAGACGACGCTGTACGCGCTGGCGAACGCGCTCGATCGGGCGGTCGTCACTGCTACCGTCCGAATCCCGATCTTCGACCCGCACGTCGCGCGCGTCGCCGTCACCGACGACCCGGCGAGCGCGATCGAGCGGAACGACGAGTGGCCCCTCGGCGTCGTTCCGGAGCGCGAGTTCGAGGATCGCTACCGGGGCTACGATCGGGAGGTCGTCGCGGACCTCGCCCGGGAAACGGACGCTCCGCTGTTCGTCAAGGCCGACGGCGCGCGCATGCGCGAGTTCAAGGCACCCGACGAGCGGGAGCCCCAACTTCCGCGAAACGCGAGTACGGTGCTCCCGATCGCGAGCGTCCACGCGGTCGGCAAGCCGCTCGACGACGGTGTCGTCCACCGGCCCGAGCGCGTCGCGGCCGTCGCAGGGATCGAAACCGGCGAGGAGATCACGCCCGAGACGGTCGCCGCGGTGCTCGCGAGCCCCGAAGGAGGGATAAAGGGCGTTCCCGAAGACGCGACGGCGATCCCGCTGTTGAACAAGGTCGATACCGACGAGGACGAGCCCGTCGCCCGCGAGATCGCCCACGAGATTCACGAACGTGCGGACGTCGAGCACGTGGTGCTCGCGCGGATGGCCGAAAGCGAGGTCATCGACGTCATCTGAATCGCTCCGCCGCCCGCTCGAACTCCTCGCGGGTGTTCAGGTTCTCGAAGGTGTCGAGGGCGGCGTGTTCTCGCGCCTCTTCTTCCTCGATCACGACGTAGTTCACGTATTCCAGCGGCGCGATCACCTTTC
This window of the Halalkalicoccus subterraneus genome carries:
- the yqeC gene encoding selenium cofactor biosynthesis protein YqeC, whose translation is MELTEALPSDGLTCAVGAGGKKTTLYALANALDRAVVTATVRIPIFDPHVARVAVTDDPASAIERNDEWPLGVVPEREFEDRYRGYDREVVADLARETDAPLFVKADGARMREFKAPDEREPQLPRNASTVLPIASVHAVGKPLDDGVVHRPERVAAVAGIETGEEITPETVAAVLASPEGGIKGVPEDATAIPLLNKVDTDEDEPVAREIAHEIHERADVEHVVLARMAESEVIDVI